One genomic window of Bradyrhizobium sp. CCGE-LA001 includes the following:
- a CDS encoding sigma-70 family RNA polymerase sigma factor yields MTQENPEENFLTHQFEASRDHLRAVAYRMLGTRAEVDDAVQEAWLRVSRYDMSDVANLRGWLTTVVARICLDMLRARKSRKEEPMGPHVPEPADETREREAEMADSVGAALLVVLETLQPAERLAFVLHDMFAVPFEEIAPIVGRSADASRQLASRARRRVQGAPVPETDLSRQRGIVDAFLKASREGDFEGLLAMLDPDVVFRADDAAVRLGTLPEIRGADAVAQLYKGRARAARTALIDGEIGVAVILGGQLRIALRVAFKDDRIAAIDTIADAEQIAALEVEVL; encoded by the coding sequence ATGACCCAAGAAAATCCTGAAGAAAATTTTCTGACCCACCAGTTCGAGGCCAGCCGGGACCATTTACGTGCCGTGGCCTACCGGATGCTGGGGACCCGCGCCGAGGTCGACGACGCCGTGCAGGAGGCCTGGCTGCGGGTCAGCCGCTACGACATGTCCGATGTTGCGAACCTGCGCGGCTGGCTCACGACCGTGGTCGCGCGCATCTGCCTCGACATGTTGCGCGCGCGGAAGTCACGCAAGGAGGAGCCGATGGGTCCGCATGTGCCGGAGCCGGCCGACGAGACGCGAGAGCGCGAGGCGGAGATGGCCGATTCCGTCGGCGCAGCACTGCTGGTCGTCTTGGAGACATTGCAGCCGGCGGAGCGGCTCGCCTTCGTGCTGCACGACATGTTCGCCGTTCCCTTCGAGGAGATCGCGCCGATCGTCGGACGCTCGGCCGATGCTTCGCGGCAGCTGGCGAGCCGGGCGCGGCGCCGTGTGCAAGGCGCGCCGGTGCCGGAGACGGATCTGTCGCGTCAGCGCGGAATCGTCGATGCCTTTCTCAAGGCCTCGCGTGAGGGCGATTTCGAGGGCCTGCTCGCCATGCTCGATCCCGACGTCGTATTCCGCGCCGATGATGCCGCGGTGCGGCTCGGCACGCTGCCTGAGATCCGCGGTGCAGACGCGGTGGCGCAGCTCTACAAGGGGCGCGCCCGCGCCGCGCGGACCGCGCTGATCGACGGCGAGATCGGCGTGGCCGTCATTCTGGGCGGACAGTTGCGCATCGCGCTCCGCGTCGCCTTCAAAGACGACCGCATCGCGGCGATCGA
- a CDS encoding carboxymuconolactone decarboxylase family protein: MHARMNHPVMVLPEAMNVLQSLGNLTKQGLPEKLLELVHLRASQINGCSVCVDMHPKIARKLGETDERLFAVSAWREAPYFTEAERAALALTEAVTRLADREDPVPDPIWNEAAKHFDERELAALIVAIATINVWNRLNATIKMPIGVWKVA, encoded by the coding sequence ATGCACGCCCGCATGAATCACCCGGTCATGGTCCTGCCGGAGGCCATGAATGTCCTTCAGTCCCTCGGCAATCTGACCAAGCAGGGCCTGCCGGAAAAGCTCCTGGAACTGGTGCACCTGCGCGCCAGCCAGATCAATGGCTGCAGCGTCTGCGTGGACATGCATCCGAAGATCGCACGCAAGCTGGGCGAGACCGACGAGCGTCTGTTCGCCGTGTCGGCTTGGCGGGAGGCGCCCTATTTTACAGAGGCCGAGCGCGCCGCGCTGGCGCTGACCGAAGCCGTGACGCGTCTTGCCGATCGCGAGGACCCGGTGCCGGATCCGATCTGGAACGAGGCCGCCAAGCATTTCGACGAGCGCGAGCTTGCAGCGCTGATCGTGGCGATCGCGACCATCAACGTCTGGAACCGGCTCAATGCAACGATCAAGATGCCGATCGGTGTGTGGAAGGTGGCGTGA